Proteins from one Polynucleobacter wuianus genomic window:
- the can gene encoding carbonate dehydratase, producing MPYKNSQALDQLFANNREWAEGMVAKDPDFFKRLVNQQAPQYLWIGCADSRVPANDIVNLLPGELFVHRNVANVVVHTDLNCLSVIQFAIDLLKVKHILVVGHYGCAGVHAALSDRRVGLADNWLRHVKDVHQKHERYLGDAIPTAKRQDRLCDLNVIEQVVNVCETTIVQDAWARGQDLTVHGWAYRLDTGLVNDLGMSSSSTEEMLERYAKTIKRYDSK from the coding sequence ATGCCATACAAAAATTCCCAAGCCTTAGATCAGCTATTTGCCAATAATCGAGAGTGGGCAGAAGGCATGGTGGCCAAGGATCCTGATTTCTTTAAACGTTTAGTTAACCAGCAGGCGCCTCAATACCTTTGGATTGGTTGCGCAGACAGTCGCGTACCAGCAAATGATATTGTGAATTTATTGCCAGGCGAACTCTTTGTTCATCGTAATGTTGCAAACGTGGTGGTTCACACCGATCTCAATTGTTTATCAGTGATTCAGTTTGCAATTGACTTGCTAAAAGTGAAACATATTTTGGTAGTCGGTCACTATGGCTGTGCCGGTGTTCATGCTGCACTGAGCGATAGACGCGTTGGTCTTGCGGATAACTGGCTACGTCACGTAAAAGATGTTCATCAAAAGCACGAACGTTATTTGGGGGATGCAATTCCTACAGCAAAACGTCAAGATCGCTTGTGCGATCTTAATGTCATTGAACAAGTTGTGAACGTTTGCGAAACAACAATTGTTCAAGATGCATGGGCAAGAGGACAAGATCTGACAGTTCATGGCTGGGCATATCGCCTAGATACTGGTCTAGTAAATGATTTGGGCATGTCCAGCAGCTCAACAGAAGAGATGCTCGAACGCTACGCAAAAACCATCAAACGCTACGACTCAAAGTAA
- a CDS encoding LpxL/LpxP family acyltransferase — translation MLKSIANYAGVVFLKLLSLLPYKLLVSIGYGLGFIAARLSGDRNRVVKTNLQLCFPNLNENEINRLSKKHWRLLGRSLVEKSIIWLGSEKQLSQMIEVKSAVDLTNRKPRILVNMHFTGIEGSIILSALAKKMGWPRTSGFFQRMKNPFFNRKIIEWRNRFGGNSIDRQGNAKAIIREIKNGDFIIIAPDIDLGLKDSEFVPFFGIETNTITTISRLASITGADVCMMLTTLKDDGSGYVCEISKPLDNFPGNNAKSDTARLNALFEKEIRLRPAEYYWVHKRFKNRPNHEANPYNPSI, via the coding sequence GTGCTGAAATCTATTGCTAATTATGCAGGGGTAGTTTTTCTTAAACTTCTGTCACTCTTACCCTACAAGCTTTTGGTGTCGATTGGATATGGCCTAGGGTTTATCGCTGCCAGATTATCGGGTGACCGAAATCGCGTTGTCAAAACGAATCTCCAATTGTGCTTTCCCAATCTCAATGAAAATGAAATTAATAGACTTAGCAAGAAACACTGGCGCTTGCTGGGTCGTAGTCTAGTTGAAAAAAGTATCATTTGGCTTGGAAGCGAAAAACAATTAAGCCAAATGATTGAAGTGAAATCTGCTGTTGATCTTACTAATCGCAAGCCACGCATTTTGGTCAATATGCATTTCACAGGAATTGAGGGCAGCATTATTCTGAGTGCCCTTGCAAAAAAAATGGGCTGGCCTCGTACTTCAGGATTTTTCCAAAGAATGAAAAATCCATTTTTTAATCGCAAGATTATTGAATGGCGCAACCGCTTTGGGGGCAACTCTATTGATCGCCAAGGTAATGCCAAAGCAATTATTCGTGAAATTAAAAATGGTGATTTCATCATCATTGCGCCCGATATTGATTTGGGATTAAAAGACTCTGAATTCGTTCCCTTCTTCGGAATTGAAACAAATACGATTACCACCATCTCTCGCTTAGCAAGTATTACTGGCGCTGATGTTTGCATGATGCTCACCACACTCAAAGATGATGGGTCCGGGTATGTCTGTGAAATTAGCAAGCCCTTAGATAATTTTCCAGGAAACAATGCAAAGTCAGATACCGCTCGACTCAATGCGCTTTTTGAAAAAGAAATTCGCCTTCGTCCGGCCGAATATTATTGGGTGCATAAACGCTTCAAAAATCGCCCCAATCACGAGGCAAATCCCTATAACCCTTCTATCTAA
- a CDS encoding metallophosphoesterase family protein has product MSERIGLFADLHSNLEAFEACISKAEELGVTRMAFLGDLVGYNADPAALIERIAYLVESKKAIAVLGNHDEAVFKDCCNQMNASANAAIEWTKTQLNNGHVEFLKNLPLMVNEEKICFVHASAHNPSDWNYVTDSMSAWRCAQSSGKSYTFVGHAHEQALFYQSAVGKLIRFAPHPGDEIPVLQHRQWVSVVGSLGQPRDGNPEACFAIFEPESEVLTFHRVAYDHFSAAEKVRRAGLPEDLANRLLTGK; this is encoded by the coding sequence ATGTCAGAGCGTATTGGGCTATTTGCCGATCTCCACAGTAATTTAGAGGCTTTTGAAGCCTGCATTAGTAAAGCAGAAGAGCTGGGGGTCACTCGCATGGCCTTTTTGGGAGATCTTGTTGGATACAACGCGGATCCTGCGGCTCTCATTGAGCGCATTGCGTATTTAGTTGAATCCAAGAAAGCAATTGCCGTCCTCGGCAATCATGATGAGGCTGTCTTTAAAGACTGTTGCAATCAAATGAATGCCAGCGCTAATGCTGCGATCGAATGGACCAAGACTCAGCTAAATAATGGCCATGTGGAGTTTCTGAAAAATCTACCGTTGATGGTTAATGAAGAAAAAATATGTTTTGTCCATGCCTCTGCACATAATCCCAGCGACTGGAACTATGTCACTGATAGTATGAGCGCATGGCGTTGTGCACAAAGCTCAGGCAAAAGCTATACCTTTGTTGGTCACGCTCATGAGCAAGCGCTGTTTTATCAAAGCGCTGTTGGTAAATTAATTCGCTTTGCGCCACATCCTGGCGATGAAATTCCTGTACTACAACATCGCCAATGGGTCAGTGTCGTTGGCTCTCTAGGGCAGCCACGAGATGGCAATCCTGAAGCCTGTTTTGCCATCTTTGAACCTGAAAGTGAAGTGCTTACTTTCCACCGCGTAGCCTACGACCATTTTTCTGCTGCTGAGAAAGTGCGTCGCGCCGGCTTACCAGAAGACCTAGCGAATCGCCTGCTTACCGGTAAATAA
- a CDS encoding serine/threonine protein kinase → MPINTDIQAVDDIFQEGKVVDGFVLGKEVHRGGMASLFSATKEGIDVPILLKIPRVGRDQPVESLIGFETELTILRALKSPYVPKFLGAGNMATRPYIAMERVEGRPLEDLIKEGKVFTIDEVVRIGADLAQAVQSLHSQDAIHLDIKPENILIDDKGKLTLIDFGLSHHARYPDLLAEEMRKGVGSAPYISPEQVAGIRSDSRSDIYSIGVIMYELLTGELPFGNPQTMSGLRRRMWAEPFPPRAIRREIPRWLQEVILRCLEPRAADRYQSAARLRQVLRDPEGVTLTERADRVEPPSFWENLKGLFKAVGYEPSPSPRPSMGNYDAPLMMAAIDTRQSDEGLRERMQLTAKNLLLAYPESRLVCISTIASTPTYEGKHESETASGIVRGHLVQLMDWAKPLKLPPERISYHVLEAMDPASRIVEFAKDNDASLILIGASHKLPNKVTPWRTSMTKIVEEAPCSVHIVRT, encoded by the coding sequence ATGCCCATTAATACTGATATTCAAGCAGTAGACGACATCTTCCAAGAGGGGAAAGTTGTTGATGGCTTTGTATTGGGCAAAGAAGTGCATCGCGGCGGTATGGCGAGCCTTTTCTCAGCAACTAAAGAAGGAATTGATGTCCCGATTCTTTTAAAGATTCCTCGCGTTGGCAGAGATCAGCCAGTTGAAAGTCTGATTGGGTTTGAAACAGAACTCACCATTTTGCGCGCCCTCAAAAGCCCTTATGTTCCAAAATTTTTAGGTGCAGGCAATATGGCCACACGCCCCTATATTGCAATGGAACGTGTAGAAGGACGACCACTCGAAGACCTCATCAAGGAAGGTAAAGTCTTCACGATTGATGAGGTAGTTCGGATTGGTGCTGACCTTGCCCAGGCGGTCCAATCACTGCACTCACAAGATGCCATTCACCTAGATATCAAACCAGAGAATATTCTGATTGATGACAAAGGTAAGTTAACACTAATTGATTTTGGTTTATCGCATCATGCTCGGTACCCTGACTTGCTTGCTGAAGAAATGCGCAAGGGTGTTGGATCTGCCCCATACATTTCTCCAGAGCAAGTCGCTGGCATTCGATCGGATTCGCGTAGCGACATTTATTCCATCGGCGTCATCATGTATGAATTGCTAACTGGCGAGCTGCCTTTTGGCAACCCTCAAACCATGAGTGGTCTCAGAAGGCGTATGTGGGCAGAACCATTTCCTCCGCGCGCAATTCGCCGAGAAATTCCTCGGTGGTTGCAAGAAGTGATTCTCAGATGTCTAGAGCCGCGCGCTGCCGATCGCTATCAAAGCGCTGCACGTTTGCGCCAAGTATTACGAGATCCTGAGGGTGTAACACTAACTGAGCGTGCCGATAGAGTAGAGCCACCAAGCTTTTGGGAGAATCTCAAAGGTCTATTTAAGGCGGTGGGCTATGAGCCATCACCAAGCCCAAGACCAAGCATGGGCAATTACGATGCACCGCTCATGATGGCCGCGATTGATACCCGCCAATCAGATGAAGGCTTGCGCGAACGCATGCAACTAACTGCAAAGAATTTATTGTTAGCCTATCCAGAGAGTCGCTTGGTTTGCATCAGCACCATTGCGAGCACGCCAACTTATGAAGGTAAGCACGAGAGTGAAACTGCCAGCGGTATTGTGCGTGGCCACTTAGTACAACTTATGGATTGGGCGAAGCCGCTTAAGCTTCCGCCAGAAAGAATTTCGTATCACGTGCTCGAAGCGATGGATCCGGCATCACGGATTGTCGAGTTTGCCAAAGACAATGATGCATCGCTTATTTTGATTGGGGCTTCACACAAGCTCCCCAATAAAGTTACGCCCTGGCGAACCTCAATGACAAAAATTGTCGAAGAGGCGCCTTGTAGCGTTCATATTGTGCGAACTTAA
- a CDS encoding carboxymuconolactone decarboxylase family protein: MKIKQICLLLIATLTLSKLVFAQTRLPEIPIDQYTAEQKQAVQEFEAARKKAPWGPFAMLMHSPQLMNNARAMGDYLRYNSAFNSLLSEFAILITAREWTQDYEWYVHYPIAIKAGLRPAIAEALKEGRRPEDMSEDESIVYDFTIELQRYKRVSDVTFAKTEKRFGKKGAIDLAGIAGYYTFLAMEMNMAKYQIPAGAERLPRFHE; encoded by the coding sequence GTGAAAATAAAGCAAATTTGCTTGTTGCTAATTGCAACACTGACATTAAGTAAATTGGTTTTTGCTCAAACACGCCTTCCAGAAATTCCAATAGATCAATACACCGCAGAGCAAAAGCAGGCTGTACAAGAATTTGAAGCGGCGCGCAAGAAAGCCCCATGGGGCCCTTTTGCAATGCTAATGCATAGTCCACAACTCATGAACAATGCTCGTGCTATGGGCGACTATCTTCGCTACAACTCCGCATTTAATAGTCTGCTGAGTGAGTTTGCTATTTTGATTACTGCACGTGAGTGGACTCAGGATTATGAGTGGTATGTGCACTATCCGATTGCCATTAAGGCAGGATTAAGGCCTGCAATTGCAGAGGCTTTAAAAGAAGGCAGAAGGCCTGAGGACATGAGTGAAGATGAATCGATTGTTTATGACTTCACTATTGAGTTACAACGCTATAAGCGTGTCTCGGATGTGACGTTTGCTAAAACAGAAAAGCGTTTTGGTAAAAAAGGAGCAATTGATTTGGCGGGTATTGCGGGCTATTACACCTTTTTAGCCATGGAGATGAATATGGCTAAGTATCAAATACCAGCAGGCGCAGAGCGTCTACCGCGTTTTCATGAGTAA
- a CDS encoding dicarboxylate/amino acid:cation symporter — MTVTLKKPPIYKILYFQVLVAVVLGVLLGHLYPSLGTEMKPFGDAFIKGIKMLIAPIIFCTVVVGIAGMEDMKKVGKTGGIALLYFEIVSTIALIVGLIVVNVLQPGAGMNIDPASLDTKGIAAYTGPGKMGTTTEFLLNIIPSTAVDAFAKGEILQVLFIAVLFGFALHRFGGRGTLVFDLIEKLSHVLFDIIGIIMKFAPIGAFGAMAFTIGKYGVGSLFSLGKLMGTFYITCLLFVFVVLGIIARINGFSIFKFVRYIKEELLIVLGTSSSESVLPRMMEKMELLGVKKSCVGLVIPTGYSFNLDGTSIYLTMAAVFIAQATDTPMTIMQQITLLLVLLLTSKGAAGITGSGFIVLAATLSAVGNVPVAGLAIILGIDRFMSEARALTNLVGNGVATIVVARFTGELDKKQLTEVLNKDNWIEAQDPELILDEKQEKMK, encoded by the coding sequence ATGACAGTTACTTTAAAAAAGCCACCAATCTATAAAATCCTTTACTTTCAGGTGCTTGTTGCCGTTGTCCTAGGTGTTTTGCTGGGTCATTTGTACCCATCCCTAGGAACGGAAATGAAACCCTTTGGAGATGCCTTCATCAAAGGCATCAAGATGCTGATCGCACCAATCATCTTTTGTACGGTAGTGGTCGGCATTGCTGGTATGGAAGATATGAAGAAGGTTGGCAAAACTGGCGGTATTGCACTTCTCTATTTTGAAATCGTCAGTACGATTGCTCTAATCGTTGGTCTGATTGTCGTGAACGTGTTACAGCCTGGTGCAGGCATGAACATTGATCCGGCCAGCTTGGATACCAAAGGCATTGCTGCTTATACCGGCCCAGGAAAAATGGGTACTACAACCGAGTTTTTGCTAAACATTATTCCAAGTACAGCAGTGGATGCATTTGCCAAAGGTGAAATTTTACAAGTGCTGTTCATTGCGGTCTTATTTGGATTTGCATTGCATCGCTTTGGTGGGCGCGGTACTTTGGTATTTGATTTAATCGAAAAATTATCACACGTCTTGTTCGACATTATTGGCATCATCATGAAATTCGCACCGATTGGTGCTTTTGGCGCGATGGCATTTACGATTGGTAAGTACGGCGTGGGCTCCTTATTTTCCCTGGGCAAATTGATGGGGACCTTTTACATCACTTGCTTGCTTTTCGTCTTCGTAGTGCTGGGCATCATTGCGCGAATCAACGGCTTTAGCATCTTTAAATTTGTGCGCTACATCAAAGAAGAGCTCTTAATTGTTTTAGGCACCTCTTCTTCAGAATCTGTTTTGCCACGCATGATGGAAAAAATGGAGCTGTTAGGCGTCAAGAAAAGCTGTGTAGGTTTAGTGATACCAACTGGCTACTCATTTAATTTAGATGGCACATCAATCTACCTAACAATGGCCGCAGTGTTTATTGCGCAAGCAACGGATACTCCGATGACAATCATGCAGCAAATCACGTTATTGCTAGTCTTGTTGTTAACTTCCAAGGGGGCTGCAGGTATTACTGGAAGCGGCTTTATTGTTTTGGCTGCCACATTATCTGCAGTTGGTAACGTTCCTGTTGCGGGTCTAGCAATTATCTTGGGTATTGACCGCTTTATGTCAGAAGCGCGCGCATTAACGAATTTAGTTGGTAATGGCGTGGCCACGATTGTGGTTGCTCGATTTACCGGTGAATTGGATAAAAAACAGTTAACCGAAGTTCTCAATAAAGATAATTGGATTGAGGCTCAAGATCCAGAGCTGATTCTGGATGAGAAACAAGAGAAGATGAAGTAA
- a CDS encoding pseudouridine synthase codes for MEEKVRVSKLLSELGLCSRREADSYIEQGLVTVDGEVVNELGVRAYRHQKIELQSGAKAQQASRITVILNKPVGYISHYDDEQEYQPAASLITPDNYFASHLDKGRNPRFNTKGLAPAGRLDIDSTGLLVLTQDGRIAKLLIGENSPIEKEYLVRVEGALSFEDLDRLKHGLSLDGVVLKQAQVSWQNEDQLRFVLREGRKRQIRRMCEMVGLKVLGLKRVRMGRISLGPLPPGQWRFLRPEEQF; via the coding sequence ATGGAAGAAAAAGTTCGTGTTTCTAAATTGCTATCTGAGTTGGGTCTATGTTCAAGACGTGAGGCCGACTCTTATATTGAGCAGGGCTTAGTCACCGTTGATGGTGAAGTAGTTAATGAGCTTGGGGTTAGAGCCTATCGCCATCAAAAGATTGAATTGCAATCAGGCGCTAAAGCACAACAAGCATCACGCATTACCGTCATCCTCAATAAACCAGTAGGCTATATATCGCATTACGATGACGAACAAGAATATCAACCAGCTGCATCATTAATTACCCCTGACAATTACTTTGCTAGCCACCTCGATAAGGGCAGAAACCCCCGCTTTAACACCAAGGGACTGGCGCCCGCAGGTCGATTGGACATTGACTCTACTGGCTTGCTTGTCTTAACCCAAGACGGGCGCATCGCTAAACTTCTCATCGGTGAAAACAGTCCGATTGAAAAGGAATATTTAGTCCGCGTTGAAGGCGCGCTCTCTTTTGAAGATTTAGATCGCCTCAAACATGGCCTCTCCTTAGATGGAGTTGTACTTAAACAAGCACAGGTAAGTTGGCAGAATGAGGATCAATTACGGTTCGTGCTGCGCGAAGGTCGCAAGCGTCAAATACGTCGCATGTGCGAAATGGTAGGACTAAAAGTTTTGGGCTTAAAACGCGTCAGAATGGGTCGCATCTCTTTGGGACCACTACCGCCTGGCCAATGGCGATTTCTAAGGCCAGAAGAGCAGTTCTAA
- a CDS encoding peptide chain release factor 3 has product MISHPDAGKTTLTEKLLLYAGAIQIAGSVKARKASRHATSDWMEIEKQRGISVASSVMQMEYRDCIINLLDTPGHQDFSEDTYRVLTAVDSALMVIDAANGVESQTLRLLEVCRARNTPIVTFINKMDREVKPPMELMDEIESALGIEVVPFTWPVGMGKSFAGVIDIANMRMRMFKAGEDRVTEDSHVVVDVNDPTLKERLGIDLENALAEVELIKEAMPVFDREAFLAGRQSPVFFGSAINNFGVREILNTLVELAPSPGSRKALQREVSPAENKFSAVVFKIQANMDPAHRDRVAFLRICSGHFQRGMKLKICRNGKEVRTNNALSFLSQRRDILDEAFPGDIIGLPNHGLLRLGDTLTEGEQLQFTGLPFFAPEIFRMVESADPLRSKQLRTGLMQLGEEGAIQVFRPMAGGTMLLGAFGQLQFEVVSHRLQTEYGAEVRLLPARYSLARWVSSDDPVALKKFTQENIHRMAEDVVGASVFLGSHKSELDVAQQRWESIQFHALREHAGLIYQSDLAG; this is encoded by the coding sequence ATCATCTCTCACCCAGATGCGGGTAAAACGACCCTGACTGAAAAACTGTTGCTGTACGCTGGTGCAATTCAGATTGCGGGTAGCGTTAAAGCACGCAAAGCCAGTAGACATGCAACCTCTGACTGGATGGAAATTGAAAAGCAGCGCGGCATCTCGGTAGCCAGTTCTGTAATGCAGATGGAATATCGCGACTGCATTATTAACTTGCTTGATACCCCAGGACACCAAGACTTCTCTGAAGATACTTATCGTGTATTAACTGCAGTTGACTCCGCCTTGATGGTGATCGATGCGGCGAACGGCGTTGAATCACAAACCTTAAGGCTCTTAGAAGTTTGTCGTGCGCGCAATACACCTATCGTCACATTCATTAATAAGATGGATCGTGAGGTAAAGCCGCCTATGGAGTTAATGGATGAAATTGAATCTGCACTTGGAATTGAAGTTGTGCCATTTACATGGCCCGTGGGCATGGGCAAATCTTTTGCTGGCGTGATCGATATTGCCAACATGCGAATGCGGATGTTTAAGGCTGGTGAGGATCGTGTAACCGAAGATTCACATGTGGTGGTGGACGTTAATGATCCCACCTTAAAAGAGCGCCTCGGTATAGACTTAGAAAATGCATTAGCAGAAGTTGAGCTCATCAAAGAGGCAATGCCAGTATTTGATCGTGAGGCATTTTTAGCGGGGCGCCAGTCGCCAGTTTTCTTTGGCTCAGCGATTAATAATTTTGGTGTGCGAGAAATTCTGAATACCTTGGTTGAACTGGCACCATCTCCTGGTTCGCGTAAAGCATTACAACGCGAAGTCAGTCCTGCTGAAAATAAATTCTCAGCAGTGGTTTTCAAAATTCAGGCAAATATGGATCCGGCACATCGTGACCGCGTGGCATTTTTACGCATCTGCTCAGGGCACTTTCAGCGCGGTATGAAACTAAAGATATGTCGTAATGGCAAAGAGGTCCGCACTAACAACGCTCTGTCATTCCTGTCGCAGCGCCGTGACATTCTGGATGAGGCCTTTCCAGGTGACATTATTGGCCTACCAAATCATGGCCTGCTGCGCTTGGGCGACACGCTGACTGAGGGTGAGCAGTTGCAATTTACTGGCTTGCCATTTTTCGCCCCTGAAATTTTCCGCATGGTTGAATCCGCAGATCCTCTGCGCTCTAAGCAATTAAGAACAGGTCTCATGCAACTTGGAGAAGAAGGTGCTATTCAAGTATTTAGGCCTATGGCTGGCGGTACGATGCTGCTAGGCGCCTTCGGACAATTGCAATTTGAAGTTGTAAGCCACCGTCTTCAGACTGAATATGGCGCTGAAGTCCGCCTACTTCCAGCCCGCTATAGCCTAGCCCGCTGGGTCAGCTCAGATGATCCTGTGGCATTGAAAAAATTTACACAAGAAAATATTCACCGAATGGCCGAAGACGTTGTTGGCGCTTCAGTATTTTTGGGCTCTCATAAATCAGAATTAGATGTTGCTCAGCAGCGCTGGGAATCCATACAATTCCATGCACTCAGGGAGCATGCTGGTCTGATTTATCAATCAGATCTCGCTGGCTAA
- a CDS encoding DUF2798 domain-containing protein, protein MMNLPSFIFSLVMGFLMSSSITLATTFVRIGPADNFFAVWFEIWSVAYPVAIICILIYRPFATKVTAAIIEKLKGSK, encoded by the coding sequence ATGATGAATCTTCCTAGTTTTATCTTTTCCCTAGTGATGGGCTTTTTAATGTCATCGAGCATTACCCTGGCGACCACTTTTGTGCGAATTGGACCCGCAGATAATTTTTTTGCAGTCTGGTTTGAGATTTGGTCCGTTGCTTACCCTGTGGCTATTATTTGCATCCTGATCTACAGACCATTTGCGACCAAGGTCACTGCAGCGATCATTGAGAAATTAAAAGGATCAAAGTGA